From uncultured Methanobrevibacter sp., the proteins below share one genomic window:
- a CDS encoding 30S ribosomal protein S3: MIEKDFVQEGLRRTRIDEYLEKELERAGYGGMEVQITPLGTMVIVYAERPGMVIGRGGKNVRTITNTLKTEFGLDNPQIEVKEVDVPELNPKIMAYKISNMLQRGMHFRRVAYSTIRRIMGAGAQGVEVTISGKIRGSRSAVAKFVEGYIKKCGEPSIRFVEEGFATAELKPGVLGIYVRIMPPETVLPDSVEILPPRVTIEEDGEVVEDEEIDIETEEIIEEEIIEEVEDLEELEEVVEEESTEEVEENDD, translated from the coding sequence ATGATAGAAAAAGATTTCGTTCAAGAAGGCCTTAGAAGAACTAGAATTGACGAATACTTAGAAAAAGAATTAGAAAGAGCTGGATACGGCGGTATGGAAGTTCAAATTACTCCTTTAGGTACCATGGTTATTGTTTATGCAGAAAGACCGGGTATGGTTATTGGTAGAGGAGGAAAAAATGTAAGAACTATTACCAACACTCTTAAAACTGAATTTGGATTAGACAATCCTCAAATTGAAGTTAAAGAAGTTGATGTTCCTGAACTCAACCCAAAAATCATGGCTTACAAAATTTCTAATATGTTACAAAGAGGAATGCACTTTAGAAGAGTAGCTTACTCCACTATTCGTAGAATTATGGGAGCAGGAGCTCAAGGTGTAGAAGTAACTATTTCTGGTAAAATCAGAGGTTCTAGATCTGCTGTAGCTAAATTTGTTGAAGGATACATTAAAAAATGTGGAGAACCTTCAATCAGATTTGTTGAAGAAGGCTTCGCTACTGCTGAATTGAAACCTGGTGTTTTAGGTATTTATGTAAGAATTATGCCTCCAGAAACTGTATTACCTGATTCTGTAGAAATTCTTCCTCCAAGAGTTACCATTGAAGAAGATGGTGAAGTTGTAGAAGATGAAGAAATTGATATTGAAACTGAAGAAATCATCGAAGAAGAAATCATTGAGGAAGTTGAAGATCTCGAA
- a CDS encoding 50S ribosomal protein L22 — protein MANKYAYNNDVDEEKTARAMAKSLKISPKHSVEICRAIRGMEVVKAKAYLEDVIGMKKSVPFKRHNKKVGHRKGQEGWPSGRYPVKAAEQILKVLENAEANAEYKGLDTEKLFIEHISSHKGVVIPGYIPRAFGRMTPFNTPTTHIQIVLQEAN, from the coding sequence ATGGCTAACAAATATGCTTATAATAATGATGTTGATGAAGAAAAAACAGCACGTGCTATGGCAAAATCTCTTAAGATTTCTCCAAAACACAGTGTTGAGATTTGTAGAGCAATAAGAGGAATGGAAGTAGTTAAAGCTAAAGCTTACTTAGAAGATGTTATCGGAATGAAAAAATCAGTTCCTTTTAAAAGACACAACAAAAAAGTTGGTCACAGAAAAGGTCAAGAAGGATGGCCTAGTGGAAGATACCCTGTAAAAGCAGCAGAACAAATCTTAAAAGTTTTAGAAAATGCTGAAGCTAATGCAGAGTACAAAGGTTTAGACACTGAAAAATTATTCATTGAACACATTTCAAGTCACAAAGGTGTTGTAATACCTGGATACATACCAAGAGCATTTGGTAGAATGACTCCATTTAACACACCTACTACTCATATTCAAATTGTATTACAGGAGGCTAACTAA
- the rpsS gene encoding 30S ribosomal protein S19, translating to MARKVFKYKGYTLEELQDMSLEEVMKLLPARQRRSLKRGFLPRQQIVLDKMRKLNKEGTKDGRPVVIRTHCRDMIVLPEMVGTTFGIYDGQNFVEVTLTPEMIGHYFGEYAPTRKRVQHGDPGMGATRSSMFVPLK from the coding sequence TTGGCAAGAAAAGTATTTAAATATAAAGGTTATACTCTTGAAGAATTACAAGACATGTCTTTAGAGGAAGTAATGAAATTATTACCTGCAAGACAAAGAAGGTCTTTAAAAAGAGGATTCTTACCAAGACAACAAATTGTTTTGGATAAAATGAGAAAATTGAATAAAGAAGGAACTAAAGATGGTCGTCCTGTTGTAATTAGGACTCATTGTAGGGACATGATTGTTTTACCAGAAATGGTTGGTACCACTTTCGGTATTTATGACGGTCAAAATTTTGTAGAAGTAACTCTTACTCCAGAAATGATTGGTCACTACTTCGGTGAATATGCACCAACAAGAAAAAGAGTTCAACACGGAGACCCAGGTATGGGTGCTACAAGATCATCCATGTTTGTACCACTTAAATAA
- a CDS encoding 50S ribosomal protein L2, with the protein MGKRLIHQRRGRGTPAHRVASHRFKDKIRYRSYDALEKEGSIKGKVTDIVHDPARTAPIAEVKFENGEKKFILAPESIQIDDEIECGISAPIKFGNTLPLAEIPEGTPIYDIENTPGDGGRFVRSSGTYANVVTHDANQTVVELPSGELKYLNPNCRASIGVVAGGGRKDKPFLKAGKKWHAYKAKGKKFMTVRGVAMNAVDHPHGGGNRQHPGRPTTVSRHAPPGRKVGSIAAKRTGLKR; encoded by the coding sequence ATGGGAAAACGATTAATACATCAAAGAAGAGGTAGAGGAACTCCTGCTCACCGTGTTGCTTCTCATCGTTTCAAAGATAAAATCAGATACAGATCTTACGATGCATTAGAAAAAGAAGGCAGTATCAAAGGTAAAGTTACTGATATTGTACACGACCCAGCAAGAACCGCTCCTATCGCTGAAGTAAAATTCGAAAATGGTGAAAAGAAATTTATATTAGCACCTGAAAGCATTCAAATTGATGATGAAATTGAATGTGGTATTTCCGCTCCTATTAAATTTGGTAACACATTACCACTCGCTGAAATTCCTGAAGGTACTCCAATCTATGATATTGAAAACACCCCTGGAGACGGAGGTCGTTTTGTAAGATCATCTGGAACTTATGCTAATGTTGTAACTCATGATGCTAACCAAACTGTTGTTGAATTACCATCTGGGGAATTAAAATACTTAAATCCTAACTGCCGTGCTAGTATCGGTGTAGTAGCTGGTGGAGGAAGAAAAGATAAACCATTCCTTAAAGCAGGTAAAAAATGGCATGCTTATAAAGCTAAAGGTAAGAAATTCATGACTGTAAGAGGAGTAGCAATGAACGCTGTTGATCACCCTCACGGGGGAGGTAACAGACAACATCCTGGTCGTCCAACTACTGTTTCAAGACATGCACCACCAGGAAGAAAAGTTGGTTCAATTGCAGCTAAGAGAACAGGTTTAAAAAGATAG